CAACGCCTCTGTCGCAAAAGACTTGGGAGTCAGTGCTCAGCAAATTTATAATTGGCGGCGACAGTTTAATCGGCTGTCAGATAAACAATTCAATTCTGTTGACGGTGTTGACTACTCGAAGAAAGAAAGTGCAGAGCTTCGCAAGCTAAGGCGAGAAAAGGCGGCTCTCGAGAAAGAGGTGGAATTCTTAAAAAAGGCGGCGGCGT
The window above is part of the Ketobacter sp. MCCC 1A13808 genome. Proteins encoded here:
- a CDS encoding transposase, producing the protein MTRKKRQTYTEEFRREAVKRAEKPDNTNASVAKDLGVSAQQIYNWRRQFNRLSDKQFNSVDGVDYSKKESAELRKLRREKAALEKEVEFLKKAAA